GGCCTGCACCTTCGTGAGCACCTTTTATCAAACCTGGTATATCAGCAATCACAAGAGGGTCAATATGATCAAACTGCAGCATCCCCAACTGTGGTTCAAGGGTTGTGAATGGGTATGCAGCAATTTTCGGATTTGCTGCTGAGAGTTTTGAGAGCAAGGTGGATTTGCCGGCATTAGGCAAACCAATAAGACCAACATCAGCAAGCAGCTTCAACTCGATATAGAGCCAGCGTTCTTCACCTGGTGTTCCAGCCGTAGCTCGGCGCGGAGCACGATTCTGGGATGAGGCAAAATGCACATTGCCTCGGCCGCCATGACCACCTTGAGCAGCTAAAAACTCCTGCCCATCCTCAATCATATCTACAAGTATTTCTTTGGTGTCGGCGTCTTTGATTACAGAACCAAGGGGGACGGATACGTAAATATCCTTTCCGCCCTTGCCATGCATTTTTTTACCCACACCATGGCCACCATTTTTGGCAATAAAATGTGAACGCTGTTTAAAATCAAGAAGAGAGCGGAGCCGCTTTGAGGCAACCAGATAGACAGAGCCAGCGTCACCGCCGTCTCCACCATCAGGCCCCCCAAGGGGAACGAATTTTTCGCGCCTGAAACTAACACAGCCACGCCCGCCATCTCCCCCTTTGACAAAAAATTTTGTCTCGTCGATGAACGCCATAGCTATGTTGCCATTATAATTTAGAAGGGGAATAAAAAAAGAAAATGAGGGCTGCGTTATTTTGCAACCCTCACAATATACCTGGACACTCACCAAGAACCATCAACAGAAAGAGCGATGTAACCTGCCATCATCTTTCCGAATGAAGGTTCCCAAACAAGGGGCCTATAAACTTAAAATCGATTATGCGGCAGCTTCAACAGGATAAATACTTACTCTTTTCCGGCCCTGACCGAAGTTCTCATAAGTCACAACACCGTCAATCATGGCAAACAATGTATAATCTCTACCACATCCGACATTTGTACCTGGATGAATCTTTGTGCCTAATTGTCGAACCAGGATATTTCCTGCTCTAACAATCTGTCCACCGAATCGTTTAACTCCACGTCGCTGTCCTGCACTATCTCTACCGTTCCTGGAACTACCGCCAGCTTTCTTATGTGCCATTACTCTACCTCGTGCTTTTTATAATCAAAATCTATTTTATTTAATGTACCAGTCAGCGCTAGTTAGGCGCTTATATCCCCTATAATCAGGGCGGTATAATGTTGACGGTGGCCATTTTTCACTTCATAGCCTTTGCGACGTTTTTTCTTATAGACCAGAACCTTTTTGGCGCGATCCTGCTCAACGATTTTGGCACTGACTTTGGCCCCGTCAATAACCGGCTGACCAATCTTAACATCACCACCGTCAACAACCATCAACACATCATTTAAATCAATACTGTCGCCTACATTGCCAGCGAGTTTTTCAACCCGAAGGCGATCTCCAGGTGATACGTAATACTGCTTTCCACCGGTACGAATAATCGCGTACATAAATTCCTCCACAAAATCATTTTTTTTACCCAGAAAGCAACCTCTCGGCACCGGCTGGGAAACATTTCAACATCAAACAAAGAAACAGAGATTAATACCACAATAAATTATTTTGTCAAGTACACGACAGATACATTTTCCAGAGTTAGCTCTCATTGTCCTTAAAAATCAAATACCAGCTACTCATTATTTATTTGTATTACGATCCCGATTTACAGTAGAATTATTGTGTATGTATCAATATAAAAGACAAAACCGCATATTCCCAAGGGATACAATGAAAAAGATCGCCATCCTGCTCACCATTTTGTTCTACGTATCTGCACCTGCCTTTGCTATAGAGTTTGCAGAGATAAGCCCATTAGAAAAAGGTAAGCTGTTTTTCCAGAACAAGGAGTATGAAAAAGCCTACCTCGCCTTACACCAGGCATTTATGTCGGACCCTACGGACTTAAACGTCAGCTTCTTTCTTGGCAGGGCCGCATTTGAGATGGGTGATTATGAAAATGCCCTGATGGCCTTTGACCGCATTTTAATTATGGATCCAAATGCAATACGAATTAAACTCGAAATTGCTCGTTGCCACATGCGTTTAAACGCATTTCAAGTCGCCAAACAATACTTTTACGAAGTACAGGCTTCAAATCCACCCAAGCAGGTAAGAGAAAATATTGAGTTTTTTTTATCAGCAATTGCCGCCACAGAGAAGCGTCACTTCTTTACAGGGATCTTCTCAGCAGGAATCAACTATGACGACAATGTCAGGTCAGCACCTGGGGATTTTTTACTCAATTTTTCCGGAGCAGCTGGCAGTATTTCCCTCAATGTTTCTTCCGAACCAGTCAATGATCAAATTTACACAAATACATTTGCTATAAGTCATATTTATAAATTTGAGGATAAACCTTATTCCTGGAAAACAACATTTACTAATTTCAACAACTTCTATGACGACTATAAAGATCTAGACATCACTTACTACGGAATTAGCACCGGCCCAGCCTTTCAGTCAAGTAATTTCCTCTTTGACTTACATGCATCAATAAACAATCTGACGTTAGGTTTTGATGAGTATGTTCAGCCAAGCAATGTAGGCGCGTCTCTCACCTATGTTCATGGGCCACAATTCATGCTCAGCTCTTCATTTGTTTTAGAGAAGAAAAAATATTCAAAACCCAGTGACAACTCGAAAAATGCTACAAATATCAATTTTAGCTTGAGTCCATCATACACCATTGGAGACAATCGCTTCACATTCACCTTGATGAAGGAAAACGAAAATGCCCACCTTGGTCACTGGAGTTACGACCGGCACAAATGGGCTCTTCGCTACGATCGGATACTACCTAAAAACTTTACCTTATTTGCAAGTTACGAGGACAAAACCACAAAGTATGGTGCTGTAAAATCTGGCGATACAGAGGGCCGCTCAGACGTGATTGATGCCACAGCTATAGGGCTTACTAAACTTGTCTGGCAATCAAAGGACAAGAGTAGAAATATCAACCTCCAAATAAGCCACACATATACAGATGCACACTCTAACATAAATACATATGCTTATAGGAAGAATGTTACAGCAACTCTTTTAAGCTTGGGATTTTAAACTACATATTCAGAAGGCCAATA
This window of the Desulfobulbaceae bacterium genome carries:
- the obgE gene encoding GTPase ObgE, whose translation is MAFIDETKFFVKGGDGGRGCVSFRREKFVPLGGPDGGDGGDAGSVYLVASKRLRSLLDFKQRSHFIAKNGGHGVGKKMHGKGGKDIYVSVPLGSVIKDADTKEILVDMIEDGQEFLAAQGGHGGRGNVHFASSQNRAPRRATAGTPGEERWLYIELKLLADVGLIGLPNAGKSTLLSKLSAANPKIAAYPFTTLEPQLGMLQFDHIDPLVIADIPGLIKGAHEGAGLGHKFLRHIERTKVLLHVLDVSTDFETVCSDFLTIENELFQYKEELATRHRIVILNKMDELESSDQLTKHLAFFAEKNITALSISALMGEGIDELKEKLAEIFE
- the rpmA gene encoding 50S ribosomal protein L27 is translated as MAHKKAGGSSRNGRDSAGQRRGVKRFGGQIVRAGNILVRQLGTKIHPGTNVGCGRDYTLFAMIDGVVTYENFGQGRKRVSIYPVEAAA
- the rplU gene encoding 50S ribosomal protein L21, with protein sequence MYAIIRTGGKQYYVSPGDRLRVEKLAGNVGDSIDLNDVLMVVDGGDVKIGQPVIDGAKVSAKIVEQDRAKKVLVYKKKRRKGYEVKNGHRQHYTALIIGDISA
- a CDS encoding tetratricopeptide repeat protein, translated to MKKIAILLTILFYVSAPAFAIEFAEISPLEKGKLFFQNKEYEKAYLALHQAFMSDPTDLNVSFFLGRAAFEMGDYENALMAFDRILIMDPNAIRIKLEIARCHMRLNAFQVAKQYFYEVQASNPPKQVRENIEFFLSAIAATEKRHFFTGIFSAGINYDDNVRSAPGDFLLNFSGAAGSISLNVSSEPVNDQIYTNTFAISHIYKFEDKPYSWKTTFTNFNNFYDDYKDLDITYYGISTGPAFQSSNFLFDLHASINNLTLGFDEYVQPSNVGASLTYVHGPQFMLSSSFVLEKKKYSKPSDNSKNATNINFSLSPSYTIGDNRFTFTLMKENENAHLGHWSYDRHKWALRYDRILPKNFTLFASYEDKTTKYGAVKSGDTEGRSDVIDATAIGLTKLVWQSKDKSRNINLQISHTYTDAHSNINTYAYRKNVTATLLSLGF